Proteins from a genomic interval of Deltaproteobacteria bacterium:
- a CDS encoding HAD family hydrolase — MPKMKAVLFDFGGTLFDYEAVAPGERESVVGIAQWAGAEVEPREILRAYRGALKRVFYEYLPRPYYLHRDLFHDILQAMARDLGIALAEEHFARYRQVQWQRRERDFTLREGVFATLMALRDRGYHLGIVSNIDDDQLEHMVELSKIKPYFDSILSSEYAQSCKPDLRIFKEAARRADCTPQEAFFVGDSLQQDIPGANAMGMHSILIWDRTDSDPPEKEAVPKSVIRKIPELLDLMHQVES, encoded by the coding sequence ATGCCCAAGATGAAAGCGGTGTTGTTCGATTTTGGTGGGACATTGTTCGATTACGAAGCGGTCGCTCCAGGGGAGCGCGAGAGTGTCGTTGGTATCGCGCAGTGGGCAGGTGCTGAGGTTGAACCGCGCGAAATTCTTCGTGCCTACCGTGGTGCGCTCAAGCGCGTCTTTTATGAATACCTGCCTCGCCCCTATTATCTCCATCGCGACCTATTCCACGATATCTTGCAAGCGATGGCGCGAGATCTTGGTATTGCCTTGGCTGAAGAGCACTTTGCCCGTTATCGTCAGGTCCAGTGGCAACGCCGTGAACGTGACTTCACGTTACGCGAAGGCGTGTTCGCTACACTCATGGCACTGCGTGACCGCGGCTATCATCTCGGCATTGTCAGCAATATCGACGATGACCAACTCGAACACATGGTCGAACTCAGTAAGATCAAGCCATATTTTGACTCAATCTTGTCGAGTGAGTACGCGCAATCCTGCAAACCAGATCTGCGTATTTTCAAGGAAGCCGCTCGTCGTGCCGACTGCACGCCACAGGAAGCCTTCTTTGTCGGCGATTCACTGCAACAAGATATTCCCGGTGCCAATGCGATGGGGATGCACTCAATACTCATCTGGGACCGCACCGATAGTGACCCACCCGAGAAAGAGGCAGTGCCGA